GGGGTGGACTTTGCCGACCTGGCGATAACACTCAAGGCCGCGCAGGGTGACGTACCGGCGGTGGTGTTGGCTTATGGCAAGTTTATCCAGAGCATCATCGACTTCGTGATCGTCGCTTTTGCGATCTTCATGGGTGTGAAGGCCATCAACCGCCTGAAGCGAGAAGAAGCCGTAGCCCCTAGCTTGCCACCGACGCCGACCAAGGAAGAAGTGCTGCTGGGCGAGATCCGCGATCTGCTCAAGGCTCAAAATAACAACAAACCGCTTTAATCAGCGATTGCAAAAAGGCGCCTCGTGAGGCGCCTTTTTTCTACCAGTAATTTTCTACTGCAACCTGACCAGGGCGTCGACTCAGGCTCAGTTGCATGTCCCGTTGCTTGAGTAGCTGACGAGTGTCATCGACCATCTGCGGGTTGCCGCAAATCAGTACGCGGGAATGTTCGGGTGTTAACTTAAGGCCGGCCGTGCGCTCCAGTTTGCCATTCTTGATCAACGTGGTAATGCGCCCGTTGAGCGCACCCGGATGTTGCTCGCGGGTGACGATGGGGATGTAGGTGAGTTTATGCGCGTACTCGGCCAGGTGTTCGCGCTCCCCCAGTTCTTTGATCAGCGCCTGGTAGGCCAGCTCTTTCGCTTCCCGGGCGCTGTATACCAGGATGACGTGTTCGAATTTTTCCCATACCTCAAAGTCCTGCAGGATCGACAGGAACGGCGCAACGCCAGTCCCTGTCCCCAACAGCCACAGGTCGCGCCCGTCAACGAAGCGATTAAGGGTCAGGAAGCCGGTGGCCTGGCGCTCTACCAGCAGGGTATCGCCGACCCGCAGCCGGCTGAGTTCGCTGGTGAACTCCCCGCCGGGAACAACGATGGAAAAAAAGTCGAGATGCTCATCAAAAGGCGATGACACCACAGAGTAGGCACGCCACACGGTGCTGCCATCGGCCTTGGTTACACCCAGGCGCACGAACTGGCCGGCGGTAAAGCGAAAGCCTGGGTCGCGAGTGGTGCGCAGGGTGAAGAGGCTGGGGGTCAGCGATTGCACGTCGAGCAAGGTCTGGCGGGTAAATTTCTCAGCACTGGCCGTCATGGGAGGCTCCGTTTTGCACAGGCTG
This genomic stretch from Pseudomonas synxantha BG33R harbors:
- the mscL gene encoding large-conductance mechanosensitive channel protein MscL, producing MGVISEFKAFAVKGNVVDMAVGIIIGAAFGKIVSSFVGDVIMPPIGLLIGGVDFADLAITLKAAQGDVPAVVLAYGKFIQSIIDFVIVAFAIFMGVKAINRLKREEAVAPSLPPTPTKEEVLLGEIRDLLKAQNNNKPL
- a CDS encoding ferredoxin--NADP reductase, which gives rise to MTASAEKFTRQTLLDVQSLTPSLFTLRTTRDPGFRFTAGQFVRLGVTKADGSTVWRAYSVVSSPFDEHLDFFSIVVPGGEFTSELSRLRVGDTLLVERQATGFLTLNRFVDGRDLWLLGTGTGVAPFLSILQDFEVWEKFEHVILVYSAREAKELAYQALIKELGEREHLAEYAHKLTYIPIVTREQHPGALNGRITTLIKNGKLERTAGLKLTPEHSRVLICGNPQMVDDTRQLLKQRDMQLSLSRRPGQVAVENYW